One Candidatus Hydrogenedentota bacterium genomic window carries:
- the rsmB gene encoding 16S rRNA (cytosine(967)-C(5))-methyltransferase RsmB, which translates to MPVDPVRDAAIDVLLRVFEREQRLDDALDTTLRRKTNLGDRGRRFLTQLVYGTVRHKLLSEYVVRPLLHQPFEELPAPIRSILRMAVFQALFCEQVTYPAMVHTSVELAKKRGHAGTARLVNAVLHRVPNTLDGVALPARPADPAAYLSVRYSMPRWLIERWLEQFGFTRTEQTCAASNTHAPATIRVNTARASREEVMRYLLKAGFQVVHATPIPEELTLPDAGRVLHSKWFQRGYFILQDPAAMLVAHLVEPQAGERILDMCAAPGGKTSHLAQLAGPEARIWAADVQPAKLPSVRENSVRLGLPGVAIVCADGAMPPFRALFDRVLLDAPCSGLGTLRRHPDLKWRVTREMVNRLAATQRALLRSAVALCKNGGLVVYAVCTFSPEETIDVVNAALAEGAVEAEDGPAWLQSWRVTKGQYRTLPQDAALDGFFLMRFRKRS; encoded by the coding sequence ATGCCCGTCGACCCGGTGCGGGATGCAGCCATAGACGTGCTCTTGCGCGTGTTCGAGCGCGAACAGCGCCTGGATGACGCGCTTGACACGACGCTGCGCCGGAAAACCAATCTCGGCGACCGGGGCCGCCGCTTCCTTACGCAGCTCGTGTACGGAACGGTACGCCATAAGCTTCTGAGCGAATACGTCGTCCGTCCCCTGCTGCATCAGCCGTTCGAAGAGCTGCCCGCACCCATCCGCTCCATTCTCCGTATGGCCGTGTTTCAGGCCCTATTCTGCGAACAGGTAACGTATCCTGCGATGGTGCATACCTCGGTCGAACTCGCGAAAAAGCGCGGCCATGCGGGTACGGCGCGGCTCGTGAACGCCGTGTTGCACCGCGTCCCCAACACGCTCGACGGCGTGGCGCTGCCGGCCCGGCCCGCCGACCCGGCTGCGTACCTGAGCGTCCGCTATTCGATGCCGCGATGGCTCATCGAGCGCTGGCTGGAGCAATTCGGCTTCACGCGGACGGAACAGACCTGCGCGGCGTCCAATACGCACGCCCCGGCCACGATCCGCGTCAATACCGCGAGGGCTTCGCGTGAAGAAGTCATGCGCTACCTGCTCAAGGCCGGGTTTCAGGTTGTTCACGCAACACCAATCCCGGAAGAACTTACCCTGCCCGACGCGGGACGCGTCTTGCACTCGAAATGGTTCCAGCGGGGATATTTCATCCTGCAAGACCCCGCCGCAATGCTGGTCGCGCATCTTGTGGAACCCCAGGCCGGGGAACGGATATTAGATATGTGCGCGGCGCCAGGCGGAAAGACGTCGCACCTTGCCCAGCTTGCGGGGCCCGAGGCGCGCATCTGGGCGGCAGACGTCCAGCCGGCCAAGTTGCCGAGCGTTCGCGAGAACAGCGTCCGGCTGGGACTGCCGGGCGTTGCTATCGTGTGCGCCGACGGCGCCATGCCGCCCTTTCGCGCGCTGTTCGACCGCGTGCTGCTCGATGCGCCCTGTTCGGGCCTGGGAACGTTGCGGCGGCATCCGGACCTGAAGTGGCGCGTGACCCGGGAAATGGTCAACAGGCTCGCCGCGACCCAGCGGGCTTTGTTGCGATCCGCGGTAGCGCTTTGCAAGAATGGGGGTCTCGTCGTGTACGCCGTGTGCACATTCTCCCCCGAGGAAACGATAGACGTAGTGAACGCCGCGCTTGCGGAAGGCGCGGTCGAGGCCGAAGACGGCCCAGCGTGGTTGCAATCGTGGCGCGTTACAAAAGGACAGTATCGGACCCTGCCGCAAGACGCGGCCCTGGACGGTTTCTTCTTGATGCGTTTTCGGAAACGGTCCTGA
- a CDS encoding PASTA domain-containing protein, translating into MARYKRTVSDPAARRGPGRFLLDAFSETVLNVVFFVIGFIGWCIRWTAATVIFLIVMAVAGYFVFMEALAGGDYVTVPNIVDLPITEASAMLAEVGLEMGKQVQVAHDVVPKYHIISQRPDAGKVVRTGRKVIPTVSLGADAELAPDVLRKTREEAEREIKKARFRVGAVARIPDNSPRDTVLAQDPPPGANVPRQSGINLLLSAGSDREGTYMPDIQDKPVLEIRNMLAPFGVYLIPNEVDIQNAREDIVLNQSPAPNTLIRPGDVVTYDVKPSRRITLPNDEHQAEVRHQMLYDYYGSEVKVDVVDLSGNRETKATYPPAFDEQSKQTRVAGSTIRVLVQYIGEATVEIYVNGELEESYALKDGGSPVPSHSTAGR; encoded by the coding sequence GTGGCGCGTTACAAAAGGACAGTATCGGACCCTGCCGCAAGACGCGGCCCTGGACGGTTTCTTCTTGATGCGTTTTCGGAAACGGTCCTGAATGTCGTCTTTTTCGTCATCGGGTTCATCGGCTGGTGTATCCGCTGGACTGCCGCCACGGTTATCTTTCTCATCGTCATGGCCGTCGCCGGCTATTTTGTGTTCATGGAAGCCTTGGCAGGCGGCGATTACGTGACCGTCCCGAATATCGTGGATCTGCCAATTACGGAAGCTTCGGCCATGCTGGCCGAGGTCGGCCTCGAAATGGGGAAACAGGTCCAGGTAGCCCACGACGTCGTGCCGAAGTACCATATCATTTCGCAGCGGCCCGACGCGGGAAAAGTAGTTCGTACTGGCCGGAAGGTCATTCCCACCGTCAGCCTCGGCGCCGATGCCGAGCTTGCCCCGGACGTCCTGCGTAAGACGCGCGAGGAGGCTGAGCGCGAGATCAAGAAAGCCCGGTTCCGGGTTGGGGCCGTGGCGCGCATCCCGGACAACAGCCCGCGCGACACCGTGCTCGCTCAGGACCCGCCGCCGGGCGCCAACGTGCCGCGACAAAGCGGCATCAATCTGCTGCTAAGCGCGGGTTCCGACCGCGAGGGCACCTATATGCCCGACATACAGGACAAGCCGGTCCTTGAAATCCGAAACATGCTTGCCCCGTTCGGCGTCTACCTGATCCCGAACGAAGTGGACATCCAGAACGCGCGTGAGGACATAGTGCTGAACCAGTCTCCGGCTCCGAACACGCTGATCCGGCCGGGCGACGTCGTTACGTACGACGTGAAACCGTCCCGGCGCATCACCCTGCCCAACGACGAGCACCAGGCCGAAGTGCGGCATCAGATGCTCTACGATTACTACGGAAGCGAAGTAAAGGTCGATGTCGTCGACCTTAGCGGTAACCGCGAGACAAAGGCCACCTATCCGCCTGCCTTTGACGAACAGAGTAAACAGACACGCGTCGCGGGCAGTACTATCCGCGTTTTGGTCCAGTACATCGGTGAAGCCACCGTCGAAATCTACGTGAACGGGGAACTTGAAGAGTCCTATGCGCTGAAAGACGGCGGGTCGCCGGTGCCCAGCCACTCCACCGCAGGGAGATAA
- the fmt gene encoding methionyl-tRNA formyltransferase yields the protein MRIVFCGTPGLAVPTLAAIAECHHVVAVVCQPDKPQGRSAKPAPPPVKSWALDRGIPVHQPVKLNDGAFEVWLREQQAGIGVLAAYGRLLRQPILEATAHGWLNMHPSLLPRWRGPSPIQSAVLNGDLETGVSIMRLNAEMDAGDVLMRESTPIGPEENAAELTARLAGLGAALMVRALELVERGDARFTPQDASRATYSKMIEKRDGHIAWNRPAQQIHNLVRGCIPWPAAQCGFHGQACKLLCTRIVPEPAGAPPGTVVTVMKDEIHVAAADQRVAILEFQAPGKRAMLMGEFLRGHRIGLGDRFEDLA from the coding sequence GTGCGCATCGTCTTCTGCGGTACCCCCGGCCTGGCGGTCCCGACGCTGGCCGCTATTGCCGAATGCCATCACGTCGTGGCAGTTGTCTGCCAGCCGGACAAGCCCCAGGGCCGCAGCGCTAAACCGGCGCCCCCGCCGGTCAAGTCCTGGGCCCTCGACCGCGGTATCCCGGTGCACCAGCCTGTAAAGCTCAATGACGGCGCGTTCGAGGTGTGGCTGCGCGAGCAGCAGGCCGGCATCGGCGTGCTCGCGGCCTATGGCCGCCTGCTCAGGCAGCCGATTCTCGAAGCGACCGCGCATGGGTGGTTGAACATGCATCCCAGTCTGCTGCCGCGTTGGCGCGGCCCGTCGCCTATCCAGTCCGCCGTCCTCAATGGCGACCTCGAAACCGGGGTTTCCATCATGCGGCTCAACGCGGAAATGGATGCAGGCGACGTACTAATGCGGGAGTCGACGCCAATCGGCCCCGAGGAGAACGCGGCGGAACTCACGGCGCGGCTCGCCGGGCTCGGCGCGGCGCTGATGGTGCGTGCGCTTGAACTCGTCGAGCGCGGGGACGCCCGGTTTACACCACAGGACGCATCGCGGGCCACGTACTCAAAGATGATTGAAAAGAGAGACGGCCACATCGCATGGAACCGGCCCGCGCAGCAGATTCACAACCTCGTGCGCGGGTGTATTCCCTGGCCTGCCGCGCAATGCGGGTTCCACGGCCAGGCATGCAAGCTGCTGTGCACCCGAATCGTGCCGGAACCCGCGGGCGCGCCCCCGGGCACGGTTGTCACCGTCATGAAAGATGAAATTCACGTCGCCGCCGCGGACCAGCGCGTGGCCATACTCGAGTTCCAGGCGCCGGGCAAGCGGGCCATGCTCATGGGCGAATTCCTGCGCGGCCACCGCATCGGCCTTGGCGACCGTTTCGAGGACCTCGCCTGA
- a CDS encoding ribulose-phosphate 3-epimerase: protein MYNIKIAPSLLASDFSRLGEEIRSVIAAGADMIHVDVMDGHFTPNITIGPPVVASLRAHCSVPLDVHLMITEPDRYIDDFADAGADIITFHAEASIHPHRTIMRIKERDCQAGMVLNPGTPEDTLEYLIEFLDLVLIMTVNPGFGGQAFIPEMLRKIRNVRMMLGDRDLEVDGGIDKHTAADVIQAGANVLVAGSYIFRHHSYQEALRSLREAVPSILDSALERD, encoded by the coding sequence GTGTACAACATCAAGATCGCCCCCTCGCTGCTCGCCTCTGATTTCAGCCGCCTCGGCGAGGAAATCCGATCCGTTATCGCCGCGGGCGCCGATATGATCCACGTCGACGTCATGGACGGCCACTTTACGCCGAACATCACCATCGGACCGCCGGTCGTGGCGTCGCTCCGGGCTCATTGCTCCGTGCCGCTCGACGTGCACCTCATGATCACGGAGCCCGACCGCTATATCGACGATTTCGCCGACGCGGGCGCGGACATTATCACCTTTCATGCCGAGGCTTCGATACATCCCCACCGCACCATCATGCGCATCAAGGAACGGGATTGCCAGGCCGGCATGGTGCTCAACCCGGGCACGCCCGAGGACACGCTCGAATACCTCATCGAGTTTCTCGATCTGGTGCTCATCATGACGGTAAATCCGGGTTTCGGCGGCCAGGCGTTCATCCCCGAGATGCTGCGCAAAATCCGCAACGTGCGCATGATGCTCGGCGACCGCGACCTCGAAGTCGACGGCGGCATTGACAAGCACACCGCCGCCGACGTCATTCAGGCAGGCGCCAACGTGCTGGTCGCCGGGTCGTACATCTTCCGGCATCACTCCTACCAGGAAGCGCTCCGGTCTCTGCGCGAAGCCGTGCCGTCGATTCTGGATTCCGCGCTCGAGCGCGACTGA